DNA from Thiomicrorhabdus sp. Kp2:
CATCAAGCGCATCAATAATTTGACGCATTCCCTGCTGATTGACCTTAACTGCTTCTGCAACAAATTCTTGGTCTTGTAAAGCAGCAATGGCAGCCACTTGCGCAAACTGATTCACATTAAAAGGTTCGCGTACCTGGTTGATATATTGAATGGTTTCTACATTCCCCACCATATAACCTAAACGTAATGAAGCTAAACCATAGGCTTTTGAAAAAGTACGTGAAATCAATAGGTTTGGGTACATTTTTAAATAATCAATACCATCAAAATATTCATTTTCATCCATAAAAGATTGTGCATACTCAACATAAGCTTCATCTAACACCACAATCACTTTTTGGGGAACTTGGCTAATAAAGTCCTGCCACTCTGTACGAGTAAAAAATGTGCCTGTTGGATTGTTTGGGTTAGCAATATAGATAATTTTAGTTTTATCAGTAATCGCCGCTAACATGGCTGTTAAATCATGCCCCCAATTTTTTGCGGGCACTTCAACCCCAGTTGCACCCACCACCTGAGCAGAGATTGGGTAAACCGCAAATGCGTATTGTGAATAGATAATCTCATCACCAGGCCCAGCAAAAACGCGTGCAACCAATTCCAGCAATTCATTTGAACCGTTACCCACAGCAATTTGTTCTTTTTGCACCTTTAAAAATTCAGCTAAACGGGCTTTTAAATCATAAGCACTACCATCTGGATAACGAGCAATG
Protein-coding regions in this window:
- the hisC gene encoding histidinol-phosphate transaminase, translated to MTTHSTSFCDQVQPQVLGIHPYIPGKPVSELQRELGLDSITKLASNENPLGCSEHALKAIENELQNIARYPDGSAYDLKARLAEFLKVQKEQIAVGNGSNELLELVARVFAGPGDEIIYSQYAFAVYPISAQVVGATGVEVPAKNWGHDLTAMLAAITDKTKIIYIANPNNPTGTFFTRTEWQDFISQVPQKVIVVLDEAYVEYAQSFMDENEYFDGIDYLKMYPNLLISRTFSKAYGLASLRLGYMVGNVETIQYINQVREPFNVNQFAQVAAIAALQDQEFVAEAVKVNQQGMRQIIDALDELEIKHIPSVGNFVCIDLGEDALHYNQSLLEQGVIVRPVANYGIMQYLRVSIGTQIENAHFIDALKTVLADQS